From one Phocaeicola salanitronis DSM 18170 genomic stretch:
- the tnpA gene encoding IS200/IS605 family transposase translates to MSYTNLIYHIVFRPRSSAPVISPGHAEGLYRYIWGFVKEKGAVLYRIGGMEDHVHMLVQLPASLSLSSFMHDLKLSAGAFMRSNADKFPRFDGWGKSYFAATVSMSGKDAVTQYIMNQREHHKRFDFREELLRLVRKNGIEMDERFFLAE, encoded by the coding sequence ATGAGCTATACCAATCTGATATACCACATCGTTTTCCGCCCTCGCAGCAGTGCGCCGGTCATCAGCCCGGGTCATGCAGAAGGCCTGTACCGTTACATCTGGGGATTCGTCAAGGAGAAAGGGGCAGTCCTGTACCGTATCGGTGGCATGGAAGACCACGTGCATATGTTGGTGCAGTTGCCTGCTTCGCTTTCCCTTTCTTCTTTCATGCATGACCTGAAGCTTTCCGCCGGCGCCTTCATGCGCTCGAATGCCGACAAGTTTCCGAGATTCGACGGTTGGGGAAAGTCATACTTCGCCGCTACGGTTTCAATGTCCGGGAAGGACGCAGTGACGCAGTACATCATGAACCAAAGAGAGCATCATAAGCGGTTCGATTTTCGTGAAGAGTTGCTCAGGCTCGTCCGTAAGAATGGAATTGAGATGGATGAGCGGTTCTTTTTGGCAGAGTAA
- a CDS encoding BACON domain-containing protein, translated as MIFYFDSRKIRIRAVRVFMPVFLLALCACGGGDEPSGEEAEQEFLRIPSSEMTQSFPYEGGSASIVFSSSDAWTAEVSAGVEWMHVSPGQGEMGDNCTIELSVDKNEASDPRAAMVTIRSGSFSETVTVTQDAWLLVPGSDGPDDMPVEPW; from the coding sequence ATGATTTTTTATTTTGATTCGAGAAAAATCCGTATACGTGCGGTGCGCGTGTTTATGCCGGTGTTTTTGCTTGCCTTATGTGCTTGCGGAGGCGGAGACGAGCCGTCCGGAGAAGAGGCAGAGCAAGAGTTTTTACGTATTCCCTCATCGGAAATGACCCAGTCGTTCCCGTACGAAGGGGGCAGCGCCTCGATTGTTTTCTCCTCGTCTGATGCCTGGACGGCAGAGGTGTCGGCAGGGGTAGAATGGATGCATGTTTCGCCCGGGCAGGGAGAAATGGGAGACAATTGCACGATTGAGTTATCGGTAGACAAGAACGAAGCGAGCGACCCGCGTGCCGCGATGGTGACCATCCGGAGCGGAAGTTTCAGCGAGACGGTAACGGTCACTCAGGACGCATGGCTGCTCGTGCCCGGAAGCGACGGCCCGGACGATATGCCGGTTGAGCCTTGGTGA
- a CDS encoding smalltalk protein — translation MEKKNIWGIIIQTLITILTAIGTTLGVTSCI, via the coding sequence ATGGAAAAGAAAAACATTTGGGGGATTATTATCCAGACATTGATTACGATTCTGACCGCTATCGGGACGACCTTGGGCGTGACCTCGTGTATTTAA
- a CDS encoding type II toxin-antitoxin system RelE/ParE family toxin has translation MRTLYRTLEFDEFYETLDERVKTKFKYTFEVIKSVYALPVKYVKRLEGTDLYEMRVSVGYNEYRTVLFAVDNENIILSTKIILLNGFLKKSSKDYQKQIAKARRILKDLEL, from the coding sequence ATGCGTACCCTGTACAGAACGCTGGAATTCGATGAGTTTTACGAAACATTGGACGAACGGGTAAAGACTAAATTCAAGTACACATTTGAAGTCATTAAAAGTGTATATGCCCTGCCGGTGAAATACGTAAAACGCCTTGAGGGCACAGACTTATACGAAATGCGTGTTTCTGTGGGCTACAACGAATACCGGACGGTATTGTTTGCGGTGGATAACGAAAACATCATTTTATCGACAAAGATAATTTTGCTTAACGGATTTCTGAAAAAGTCGTCGAAAGACTACCAGAAACAGATAGCCAAAGCAAGACGGATATTAAAAGACTTGGAATTATGA
- a CDS encoding HU family DNA-binding protein — MINYSVYMMRNPLDEEASEKAYARAQMSESMTFDKFVKHIADHNGVYSRGTVQGVVLDMCECLVEMLLNGNKVQLGALGDFWISLSSAGAETMEEFTAANITGINVIFTPGTDFEGLISRAQFNPVASRLAQAATLKAEKAGETTVDLEAAKRKPAASEPGV, encoded by the coding sequence ATGATTAACTATTCTGTCTACATGATGCGCAACCCGTTGGACGAGGAAGCGAGCGAAAAAGCGTATGCACGTGCTCAGATGAGCGAGTCGATGACCTTTGACAAGTTTGTGAAACACATTGCCGACCACAACGGGGTGTATTCGCGCGGCACGGTGCAGGGCGTGGTGCTCGACATGTGCGAGTGCCTGGTGGAAATGCTCCTGAACGGCAACAAGGTGCAGCTGGGCGCGCTGGGCGACTTCTGGATTTCGCTCTCGTCGGCGGGCGCGGAAACGATGGAAGAGTTCACGGCGGCGAACATCACGGGCATCAACGTGATTTTCACGCCCGGAACGGACTTCGAGGGGCTTATCAGCCGGGCGCAGTTCAACCCCGTGGCAAGCCGTTTGGCGCAGGCGGCTACGCTGAAGGCGGAGAAGGCGGGCGAGACTACCGTGGACCTCGAAGCGGCGAAACGCAAGCCTGCCGCATCGGAGCCGGGCGTGTAA
- a CDS encoding helix-turn-helix domain-containing protein: MIKLDESKLAKLKTADQLLDEEYGKEGTLSRAEFHEKAMAWYYGEILRNRRKELKMTQKQLAQKIGKEQSYIARVEKGEVDMQLSSFFRIAHALNIELTPSFN; encoded by the coding sequence ATGATAAAGTTAGACGAATCGAAATTGGCGAAGCTCAAGACGGCCGACCAGCTGCTGGATGAGGAATACGGGAAAGAAGGAACTCTTTCGCGGGCGGAGTTTCACGAAAAAGCGATGGCATGGTATTACGGGGAAATACTCCGTAACCGCCGCAAGGAGCTGAAGATGACGCAAAAGCAGCTTGCGCAGAAAATCGGCAAGGAACAAAGCTACATCGCCCGTGTGGAGAAAGGGGAAGTAGACATGCAGCTTTCCAGTTTCTTCCGCATCGCCCATGCGCTGAATATCGAGCTTACCCCCTCTTTCAATTGA
- a CDS encoding AAA domain-containing protein: MTERIELQAFDLYRQIERIHRRPAASPENLTDKYIRLYKLLEQACYEQTSEMTLSFSNLFSRLDFVCKEKRMTPADRYAIQTMRRNGKKALNGKLTPDMEAYRYDLRALARFVSLAYDAPIPPGLQAEIPDENRPYHEGGQTYVPYVRVVVSSWTDTKIYASSDNEADPFIVIDYLQGGYNHDLGYLRELLKENMQLNLLDARINEHHEYVPKLIVAHPDYLIDISSLAACFREYGHHPLNFFLNKIKPRANTSPILLGNLASQFLDDYINEEADAPVSYAQTLKKFFASSALEFCTCDLAADFHASAQKQMLNIRSFVHDILPRNLADFDRRNTLLEASFVCEKLGLQGRADMLQKDLKILIEQKAGKRDEYNRRHKEDHYVQMMLYQGVLMYNFGRKADDTQTLLLYSKYDDGLMPEHFSETLFRECIRLRNYIVCEEMALGEGGISPLMEEIDTDMLNQKGESGKLWTMYQKPELDRLIAPLKRGTPLERAYFQRFFTFVSKEQILSKTGGNNDSSRGFAGLWHTPTAEKIESGNLLSGLKITGKRQSAPGKGFDLITLRIPRQGDDFLPNFRTGDIVILYPCQDQPDARREILMKGSLAEIRPDRITVQLRNGQQNKDIIGTEADTFALEHDASDVSATNAMRGLYAFLSASNDRKQLLLNQRMPERDPSRKLNGEYGRFDELILKEKQSKDYFLLVGPPGTGKTSCALRYMVEEALTDPQTSLLLLSYTNRAVDEICHMLTESGIAERHPFIRIGNEMACDKRFVPYLMKNSLADCPKLSDIRARIARTRIFTGTTSALNGRLYLFGMKHFQTAIIDEASQILEPDLIGILSAQDATGNAIDKFVLIGDYKQLPAVAQQNEAEARVTDPLLLGIGLTDCRNSLFERLYRQCPPEFRSVLRKQGRMHPAIAEFPNHAFYAQERLEPVPLPHQEETLPYRPVEPKDNLDKLMLQRRMVFIASEAPDDTTRSDKTNPNEARIVAVLLERIHRFAGPEFDAHKTVGVIVPYRNQIAMIRQEVSRLGIPELEAVSIDTVERYQGSQRDVIVYSFTVRDFNQLNFLAANTFREGDYTIDRKLNVAITRARKQLFLTGNPEILGANLTFYKLMEYIRMHNGYVQTSLERFCQGDFEVHDFAPDWDLHSGHYPLSPAFIRAFEQTIGKPFASGTPDESARLRELLAYGRYDFRPTGDTVRRTQLYTYYYMRRSYCAARALYETVGSWLFPAVRNVSGRVVFCDLSYEGGASGLAFADACRRLPHAGIAYLGICPIEEMQDTARRMFQAEGYQAVQALFHARLEDVPASFWHAHATVSELIVFNVSNLTGRIPPAESRHLAWQINRLVQAYPLNRFALLLRDDAGERRNVHAYQAFCAQLSPLLVPLTESMPAEGKFYYTPSPTESVPASETFCYEVRATP; the protein is encoded by the coding sequence ATGACGGAGCGCATCGAACTGCAAGCGTTCGACCTGTACAGGCAAATCGAACGGATTCACCGGCGCCCTGCGGCAAGCCCCGAAAACCTGACGGACAAGTACATCCGGCTCTATAAATTGCTGGAACAGGCGTGTTATGAGCAGACCTCGGAAATGACGCTTTCCTTCTCCAACCTGTTCTCGCGGCTGGACTTCGTATGCAAGGAAAAGCGCATGACACCCGCCGACCGGTATGCCATCCAAACCATGCGCCGGAACGGCAAGAAAGCCCTAAACGGGAAGCTCACGCCCGACATGGAGGCCTACCGGTACGACTTGCGTGCCCTGGCGCGCTTCGTATCTTTGGCATACGATGCGCCCATCCCCCCGGGCCTGCAAGCGGAAATCCCGGACGAAAACCGCCCGTACCACGAGGGCGGACAGACCTACGTGCCCTACGTGCGCGTAGTGGTGTCCAGCTGGACCGACACGAAAATCTACGCCTCATCGGACAACGAAGCGGACCCGTTCATCGTCATCGATTACCTCCAAGGGGGATACAACCACGACTTGGGCTACCTCCGCGAACTGCTCAAGGAAAACATGCAGCTCAACCTCTTGGACGCCCGTATCAACGAACACCATGAATACGTCCCGAAACTCATCGTGGCGCATCCCGATTACCTGATTGACATCAGCTCGCTGGCGGCTTGCTTCCGCGAGTACGGGCATCATCCGCTTAACTTCTTCCTCAATAAAATCAAGCCGCGCGCCAATACGTCGCCCATCCTGCTGGGAAACCTCGCCAGCCAGTTCCTGGACGATTACATCAACGAAGAGGCGGACGCCCCGGTGTCGTACGCACAGACCCTGAAGAAGTTCTTCGCTTCTTCGGCACTGGAGTTCTGCACCTGCGACCTCGCCGCCGATTTCCATGCCTCGGCACAAAAGCAGATGCTGAACATCCGTTCGTTCGTCCACGACATCCTGCCCCGCAACCTGGCGGACTTCGACAGGCGGAACACCCTGCTCGAGGCCTCGTTCGTGTGCGAAAAGCTCGGCTTGCAGGGACGTGCCGACATGCTCCAGAAAGACCTGAAAATCCTTATCGAGCAGAAGGCCGGCAAGCGGGACGAGTACAACCGCCGGCACAAGGAAGACCACTATGTGCAGATGATGCTTTACCAGGGCGTCCTGATGTACAACTTCGGACGGAAAGCCGACGACACGCAAACCCTCCTGCTCTACTCGAAATACGATGACGGGCTGATGCCGGAGCATTTCTCGGAAACCCTGTTCCGCGAATGCATCCGCCTGCGCAACTACATCGTATGCGAGGAAATGGCATTGGGCGAAGGCGGCATCTCCCCGCTGATGGAAGAAATCGATACGGACATGCTGAACCAGAAAGGCGAATCGGGCAAGCTATGGACGATGTACCAAAAGCCGGAGCTGGACAGGCTGATAGCCCCACTCAAACGGGGCACCCCGCTGGAGCGCGCCTATTTCCAGCGCTTCTTCACCTTCGTGTCGAAAGAGCAGATACTGAGCAAGACGGGAGGGAACAACGATTCGTCGAGAGGGTTTGCCGGGCTTTGGCACACGCCGACCGCCGAAAAGATTGAGTCGGGAAACCTCCTGTCCGGGCTGAAAATCACCGGCAAGCGGCAGAGCGCGCCGGGAAAAGGATTCGACCTCATCACGCTCCGCATCCCCCGTCAAGGCGATGACTTCCTCCCCAATTTCCGCACCGGAGACATCGTTATCCTTTATCCCTGCCAAGACCAGCCCGACGCCCGCCGGGAGATATTGATGAAAGGAAGCCTGGCGGAGATACGCCCCGACCGGATTACCGTACAATTGCGCAACGGACAACAGAACAAGGACATCATCGGAACCGAAGCGGACACATTCGCCCTGGAGCATGACGCGTCGGACGTATCCGCCACCAACGCCATGCGGGGGCTGTATGCCTTCCTCTCGGCAAGCAACGACCGGAAGCAGCTCTTGCTGAACCAACGCATGCCGGAACGCGACCCCTCGCGCAAGCTGAACGGAGAGTACGGAAGGTTCGACGAGCTCATCCTGAAGGAAAAGCAAAGCAAAGACTATTTCCTGCTGGTAGGCCCTCCGGGAACGGGAAAGACCTCGTGCGCCCTGCGCTACATGGTAGAAGAAGCCCTGACCGACCCGCAAACCTCCCTTCTGCTGCTGTCCTACACCAACCGTGCGGTAGACGAAATCTGCCACATGCTGACAGAGTCGGGCATCGCCGAACGCCACCCGTTTATCCGCATCGGGAACGAAATGGCATGCGACAAGCGTTTCGTCCCCTACCTGATGAAGAACAGCCTGGCGGATTGTCCCAAGCTGAGCGACATCCGTGCCCGCATCGCCCGCACCCGCATCTTCACAGGAACCACCAGCGCCCTCAACGGGCGTCTGTACCTGTTCGGCATGAAGCACTTTCAGACCGCGATTATCGACGAAGCCTCCCAGATACTGGAGCCCGACCTTATCGGCATCCTCTCGGCACAAGACGCAACGGGAAACGCGATTGACAAGTTCGTACTGATAGGCGATTACAAACAATTGCCCGCCGTAGCCCAACAAAACGAGGCAGAAGCCCGGGTGACCGACCCGCTCCTGCTCGGAATCGGGCTGACGGATTGCCGCAACTCGCTTTTCGAACGCCTGTACCGGCAATGCCCTCCGGAGTTCCGGAGCGTGCTCCGCAAGCAAGGGCGCATGCACCCTGCCATCGCCGAGTTCCCCAACCATGCCTTTTACGCGCAGGAGCGGCTGGAACCCGTGCCCCTTCCGCACCAGGAAGAAACGCTTCCTTACCGCCCCGTCGAGCCGAAAGACAACCTCGACAAGCTGATGCTGCAAAGGCGTATGGTTTTCATCGCCTCGGAGGCTCCCGACGACACCACCCGTTCGGACAAGACCAACCCGAACGAAGCCCGCATCGTAGCCGTATTGCTGGAACGCATCCACCGGTTCGCAGGGCCCGAATTCGATGCCCATAAGACCGTGGGGGTTATCGTGCCCTACCGGAACCAGATAGCCATGATACGCCAGGAAGTGTCCCGGCTCGGCATACCGGAGCTGGAGGCGGTTTCCATCGATACGGTGGAACGCTATCAGGGAAGCCAGCGGGACGTGATTGTCTACTCGTTTACGGTGCGCGACTTCAACCAGCTGAACTTCCTCGCCGCCAATACCTTCCGCGAAGGAGACTATACCATCGACCGCAAGCTGAACGTAGCCATTACCCGTGCCCGCAAGCAATTGTTCCTTACCGGAAACCCGGAAATATTGGGCGCGAACCTGACGTTCTACAAGCTGATGGAATACATCCGCATGCACAACGGATACGTCCAGACCTCGCTGGAACGCTTTTGCCAAGGAGACTTCGAGGTGCATGACTTCGCGCCGGACTGGGACTTGCACTCCGGACATTATCCGCTCTCTCCGGCATTCATCCGGGCATTCGAGCAAACCATCGGAAAACCGTTTGCCTCCGGCACGCCGGACGAAAGCGCCCGCCTCCGCGAACTTCTCGCCTACGGACGCTATGATTTCCGCCCGACCGGTGACACCGTCCGGCGCACACAACTCTATACCTACTATTATATGCGGCGCAGCTATTGTGCCGCCCGCGCCCTGTATGAAACCGTCGGGAGCTGGCTTTTCCCTGCCGTCCGCAACGTGTCGGGACGCGTTGTCTTCTGCGATTTAAGCTACGAAGGAGGCGCTTCGGGACTTGCCTTTGCCGATGCCTGCCGGCGCTTGCCGCATGCCGGCATCGCTTATCTGGGCATTTGCCCCATCGAAGAAATGCAAGACACGGCACGCCGCATGTTCCAGGCCGAAGGGTACCAAGCCGTACAAGCCCTTTTCCATGCAAGGCTGGAAGACGTGCCCGCTTCGTTCTGGCACGCCCACGCCACGGTTTCCGAACTGATTGTGTTCAATGTCTCCAACCTGACCGGACGCATCCCGCCGGCGGAATCCCGCCATCTGGCATGGCAAATCAACCGGCTGGTGCAAGCCTATCCGCTCAACCGGTTCGCCCTGCTCCTCCGCGACGATGCAGGCGAACGCAGGAACGTGCATGCGTATCAGGCATTTTGCGCGCAATTATCCCCCCTGCTTGTGCCGCTTACCGAAAGCATGCCCGCCGAAGGGAAATTCTACTACACCCCCAGCCCCACGGAGTCCGTTCCGGCATCCGAAACCTTCTGCTACGAGGTGCGGGCCACTCCGTAA
- a CDS encoding DUF4435 domain-containing protein, whose product MGKRLTENLSSMYLGAANSLKPKRARRKIVAYVESYDDISFWRSLLADYENENRYFEVMLPSRTSLAKGKKSVLMNQLGRQLGENMIACVDSDYDYLLQGCTQTSRYMIECPYVLQTYAYAIENYHCYAEGLHEVCVMATLNDHVLIDFPGYMKLYSQIAYPLFVWSVWFYRKHNLSEFSLLDFCSYVRIDQVGIRHPEYSLGVMAKKVGRKLRDLEHRHPEGIPEVEAMKDEFKKLGVYPENTYMFIQGHHILDNVVMRLLVPVCTYLRREREQQINDLALHETQRRNELTAYQRSQVDVSLVIHKNTNYKNSPVYAMICRDVEKFLKLIKA is encoded by the coding sequence ATGGGAAAAAGACTTACCGAGAACTTGTCTTCGATGTATTTGGGCGCAGCCAATAGCCTGAAGCCCAAACGCGCGCGGAGGAAAATCGTGGCATACGTAGAGAGCTACGACGACATCTCTTTCTGGCGTTCCTTATTGGCCGATTACGAGAACGAGAACCGTTATTTCGAGGTCATGCTTCCCTCGCGCACATCGTTGGCGAAGGGCAAGAAAAGTGTGCTGATGAACCAGCTGGGCAGGCAGTTGGGCGAGAACATGATTGCGTGTGTGGACAGCGATTACGATTACCTCTTGCAGGGGTGTACCCAGACTTCGCGCTACATGATAGAGTGCCCGTACGTGCTTCAGACTTACGCGTACGCCATCGAAAATTACCATTGTTATGCCGAAGGGCTGCACGAAGTGTGCGTCATGGCAACGCTGAACGATCACGTCTTGATTGACTTCCCCGGTTACATGAAACTCTATTCGCAGATAGCCTACCCCTTGTTCGTATGGTCGGTGTGGTTCTACCGCAAGCACAACCTGAGCGAGTTTTCCTTGCTCGACTTTTGCTCGTACGTGCGGATAGACCAGGTGGGCATCCGGCATCCGGAGTACAGCCTGGGGGTTATGGCTAAGAAGGTAGGCCGTAAATTGCGTGATTTGGAGCACCGTCATCCCGAAGGCATTCCCGAGGTGGAAGCCATGAAAGACGAGTTCAAGAAGCTGGGGGTTTATCCCGAAAACACCTACATGTTCATCCAGGGGCATCACATCCTCGATAATGTGGTGATGCGCCTGCTGGTGCCGGTATGCACGTATTTGCGGCGCGAACGCGAGCAACAGATAAACGACCTCGCCCTGCACGAAACCCAGCGGCGCAACGAACTGACCGCCTACCAGCGGAGTCAGGTGGACGTGTCGCTGGTCATTCACAAGAACACCAATTACAAGAACTCGCCGGTATATGCCATGATTTGCCGGGATGTGGAGAAGTTCTTGAAGCTTATCAAGGCGTAA
- a CDS encoding heavy metal translocating P-type ATPase produces the protein MNPSAIQKQTFPVLGMSCAACAARVDKTLNRQPGVCTASVNYAAATATVEYDASQCSPGALRKAVQDAGYDLVTDTGKDSAQIAEDAHTRRYRDLRFRTLCAIALALPVAVIGMFFMDMPYAGWTMWILSTPVVFWLGRGFYINAWKQLKHRSANMDTLVANSTGIAYLFSLFNLFFPEFWLERGVTPHVYFEAASVIIAFILLGRTLEERAKGRTSDSIKKLMGLQPRTVTRLNAEGEWEETEIGQVVPGDMLAVKPGERIAVDGRVSEGHSYVDESMLSGEPVPVLKQAPDEVYAGTINQKGSFCFRAEKVGADTLLAHIIRMVQDAQGSKAPVQKLVDKIAGIFVPAIMGTALLTFVLWLALSPENGFTHGLLSAVTVLIIACPCALGLATPTAIMVGIGKGAEQGILIKDAESLETARKIDTIVLDKTGTITEGKPVVTDAVWDTEDKRLQAVFYALERCSEHPLASAVVRYAEDLPDIPAHILIENAESLTGQGIKGESDGKTFYAGSLRLLTENRIAVPARLQDRARAFASEAKTVIWFSDAETALGVFAIADRIKPTSRPAIEALQKRGLTVLMLTGDNAATAKAIAAQAGIKEYRAEMLPQHKAEAIRQLQAEGRHVAMAGDGINDSSALAQADLSIAMGQGSDLAMDVAKMTLISSDLSKIADAIRLSVFTTRTIRQNLFWAFIYNLIGVPVAAGILYPINGFLLNPMIAGAAMAMSSVSVVTNSLRLRKKRIGKPEAPAPAPLTEPESDAPQALAPSGPQPAPASRTYRVEGMMCNHCRTYVEKALNSIEGVKAQVTLEPPVATLVYAKGKALPVETLQQVITEKAGDYTISEE, from the coding sequence ATGAACCCATCTGCTATCCAGAAACAGACATTCCCCGTATTGGGCATGAGCTGCGCCGCTTGTGCCGCACGGGTAGACAAGACCTTAAACCGCCAGCCGGGCGTATGCACGGCAAGCGTGAATTATGCCGCGGCGACCGCTACGGTGGAATACGACGCTTCGCAATGCTCGCCCGGAGCCTTGCGGAAAGCCGTTCAGGATGCGGGATACGACCTTGTGACCGACACCGGAAAAGACAGTGCGCAAATCGCCGAAGACGCCCATACCCGGCGCTACCGCGACTTGCGCTTCCGCACCCTTTGCGCCATTGCCCTGGCCTTGCCCGTTGCCGTCATCGGGATGTTCTTTATGGATATGCCCTACGCCGGCTGGACGATGTGGATTCTCTCCACTCCCGTGGTATTCTGGCTGGGGAGAGGGTTTTACATCAACGCCTGGAAGCAGCTGAAGCACCGCTCCGCCAATATGGACACGCTGGTGGCAAACAGCACCGGCATCGCTTACCTGTTCAGCCTGTTCAACCTGTTTTTCCCTGAATTCTGGCTGGAGCGCGGCGTCACCCCTCATGTCTATTTCGAGGCGGCGAGCGTCATTATCGCCTTTATCCTGTTGGGACGCACCTTGGAAGAACGTGCCAAGGGACGCACTTCCGATTCTATCAAGAAGCTGATGGGGCTTCAGCCCCGCACCGTCACCCGCCTGAACGCGGAAGGCGAATGGGAAGAAACGGAAATCGGGCAGGTCGTGCCGGGCGATATGCTGGCGGTAAAGCCGGGAGAACGCATCGCGGTGGACGGACGGGTGAGCGAAGGCCATTCGTACGTAGACGAAAGCATGTTGAGCGGCGAGCCGGTGCCGGTATTGAAACAAGCCCCCGACGAGGTTTACGCGGGCACCATCAACCAAAAGGGCAGCTTCTGCTTCCGTGCCGAGAAAGTGGGGGCCGACACCCTGCTGGCACACATCATCCGCATGGTGCAAGACGCGCAAGGAAGCAAAGCCCCGGTACAGAAGCTGGTGGACAAGATTGCGGGCATCTTCGTACCCGCCATCATGGGCACCGCCTTGCTTACCTTCGTCTTATGGCTGGCCCTTTCCCCCGAAAACGGATTTACCCACGGGCTGCTCTCCGCCGTGACGGTATTGATTATCGCCTGCCCTTGCGCCTTGGGGCTTGCCACGCCGACCGCCATCATGGTGGGCATCGGCAAGGGAGCCGAGCAGGGCATCCTCATCAAAGACGCCGAGAGCCTGGAGACAGCCCGTAAGATAGACACCATCGTATTGGACAAGACCGGCACCATCACCGAAGGGAAGCCCGTGGTGACCGATGCCGTATGGGACACGGAGGACAAGCGCCTGCAAGCCGTGTTCTATGCCTTGGAAAGATGCTCCGAACACCCGTTGGCAAGCGCGGTCGTGCGCTATGCCGAAGACCTTCCCGACATCCCTGCACACATCCTTATCGAAAACGCGGAAAGCCTGACGGGGCAAGGAATCAAAGGCGAGTCTGACGGCAAGACATTCTATGCCGGGAGCCTCCGCCTGCTCACCGAAAACCGCATCGCGGTTCCTGCCCGGCTGCAAGACCGAGCCAGGGCATTCGCTTCCGAAGCCAAGACCGTCATCTGGTTTTCCGACGCCGAAACCGCCCTGGGCGTATTCGCCATTGCCGACCGCATCAAGCCGACTTCGAGACCCGCTATCGAAGCCTTGCAAAAACGGGGGCTGACCGTCCTGATGCTGACCGGAGACAATGCAGCCACGGCGAAAGCCATAGCCGCACAGGCAGGCATCAAAGAATACCGCGCCGAAATGCTGCCCCAGCATAAGGCGGAAGCCATCAGGCAATTGCAGGCGGAAGGGCGACACGTGGCGATGGCAGGCGACGGCATCAACGACAGCTCCGCCCTGGCACAAGCCGACCTGAGCATCGCCATGGGACAAGGAAGCGACCTCGCCATGGATGTGGCGAAGATGACGCTAATCTCTTCCGACCTCAGCAAGATAGCCGATGCCATCCGGCTCTCGGTATTCACCACACGCACCATCCGCCAGAACCTGTTCTGGGCGTTCATCTACAACCTGATAGGCGTACCTGTCGCCGCGGGCATCCTTTACCCGATAAACGGCTTCCTGCTCAACCCCATGATAGCCGGAGCCGCCATGGCGATGAGCAGCGTGAGCGTCGTGACCAACAGCCTCCGCCTGCGGAAGAAACGCATCGGGAAACCGGAAGCGCCTGCCCCGGCTCCGCTTACGGAACCGGAATCGGATGCCCCTCAGGCTCTTGCCCCCAGCGGGCCTCAACCCGCCCCCGCGAGCCGCACCTACCGGGTAGAAGGCATGATGTGCAACCATTGCCGCACATACGTGGAAAAAGCGCTGAACTCGATAGAAGGCGTAAAGGCGCAAGTGACCTTGGAGCCGCCCGTGGCAACGCTTGTCTATGCCAAAGGAAAAGCGCTTCCGGTAGAAACCCTCCAGCAGGTGATAACGGAAAAAGCGGGAGATTATACGATAAGTGAAGAATAA
- a CDS encoding AAA family ATPase produces the protein MKKQADYIKRIEIKGMWGRKNISWDLRADVNILSGVNGIGKSTILNNSVRSLTALEGGALTNDFEKEGVSFVFSPEDATYINFDVIRSFDRPLISSGLLEKIGNQDVKTELDWQLYQLQRRYLDYQVNIGNRIIEMLTSGVLEQQAQAAEVSKPKTKFQDLVDDLFSDTGKKINRKSNEILFEQDGDELTPYQLSSGEKQMLVILLTVLVQDNRHCSLFMDEPEISLHVEWQQRLISLIRTLNPNVQIILTTHSPAVIMNGWIDAVTEVSDITTR, from the coding sequence ATGAAAAAGCAAGCAGATTATATCAAGCGCATTGAAATCAAAGGCATGTGGGGGCGTAAGAACATTTCGTGGGACCTGCGTGCCGATGTGAATATCCTGAGCGGCGTGAACGGCATCGGGAAAAGTACGATATTGAACAATTCCGTCCGGAGCCTGACTGCGTTGGAAGGAGGCGCGCTGACCAATGATTTTGAAAAAGAAGGCGTGTCGTTCGTCTTTTCGCCCGAGGATGCCACGTACATCAATTTCGATGTCATACGCAGCTTCGACCGCCCGCTCATCAGCTCGGGCCTGCTCGAGAAAATCGGGAACCAGGATGTCAAGACCGAGCTGGACTGGCAATTATACCAGTTGCAACGCCGGTATTTGGATTATCAGGTGAACATCGGGAACCGGATTATCGAGATGCTGACCAGCGGCGTGCTGGAGCAACAGGCGCAGGCGGCGGAAGTGTCGAAACCCAAGACCAAGTTCCAAGACCTGGTGGACGACCTCTTCAGCGATACCGGAAAGAAGATAAACCGGAAAAGCAATGAAATCCTCTTCGAGCAGGACGGGGACGAACTGACTCCTTACCAGCTTTCTTCGGGAGAGAAGCAGATGCTCGTCATCCTGCTTACGGTATTGGTGCAAGACAACCGGCATTGTTCCCTTTTCATGGACGAGCCTGAAATCTCCCTGCATGTGGAATGGCAGCAGAGGCTCATCTCGCTCATCCGTACCCTGAACCCGAACGTGCAAATCATACTTACCACTCACTCGCCGGCGGTGATTATGAACGGCTGGATTGATGCCGTGACCGAGGTGAGCGACATCACTACACGCTAA